From the genome of Homalodisca vitripennis isolate AUS2020 chromosome 8, UT_GWSS_2.1, whole genome shotgun sequence, one region includes:
- the LOC124368257 gene encoding serpin B3-like, producing MVIQLLVIAGLAAPWSVVAQQCPLSVVSVGDAQVETLRNSRMELAVDLLRSIASKDPTQNVFLSPYSIFSAFQLLLFATSGCSEDTLRKFLHIPHNLTKNDVVGIYALEREQNERNSNTTNDYELDNANKMYVQQGLGIRDCIKHIFSTEYSVVDFNNELEYTRKKNINKWIEMQTRNMIVDCIPEGFLDKSTSLLLVNAVYFKGLWKSRFNKDKTSPEDFHMANGSKRQSEMMNKRSSFRAVFSSSYGIHGLELPYEGDDISMFIILPEQSHATALQDLLRSLTYERLEMILNQILHSPMKTMDVIIPKFKTEKKYDLIPILKDFGADELLEFVDLSDFVKTFKAFKLDKAIHTAKIVVDEQGTEAAAVTKLSFVLMSSRSENYPVFRANRPFLYYIYNNVTRTLLFSGVFNSP from the exons ATACAACTCCTCGTCATCGCTGGCTTGGCTGCGCCTTGGTCTGTGGTGGCACAGCAGTGTCCGCTCTCTGTAGTGTCTGTCGGCGACGCTCAAGTAGAGACGCTGAGGAACAGTCGCATGGAACTGGCAGTAGACCTACTACGTTCTATAGCTTCTAAGGATCCGACCCAGAACGTATTCCTCTCACCGTACAGCATTTTCTCGGCCTTCCAGCTATTACTTTTTGCAACCTCTGGCTGTTCTGAGGATACCTTAAGAAAATTTCTTCATATACCTCATAACCtg actaaaaatgatgtagttggAATCTACGCTTTAGAAAGAGAACAGAATGAGCGGAACAGTAATACCACAAATGACTACGAACTCGACAATGCCAATAAAATGTACGTACAGCAGGGCCTTGGCATAAGAGATTGCATAAAACATATCTTTTCAACTGAATACTCTGTGGTAGACTTTAACAATGAGTTGGAGTATACgcgtaaaaaaaatataaataaatggatcGAAATGCAAACAAGAAACATGATTGTGGATTGTATACCAGAGGGATTTCTAGATAAGTCCACATCACTACTATTG GTGAACGCCGTTTACTTCAAAGGATTATGGAAGTCGAGATTCAATAAAGATAAGACTTCCCCTGAAGATTTTCACATGGCTAATGGATCTAAAAGACAATCTGAAATGATGAACAAAAGGAGTAGTTTCAGAGCCG tattttctaGCAGTTATGGAATACATGGATTGGAGCTGCCGTATGAGGGGGATGATATCAGCATGTTCATAATTTTGCCTGAACAATCTCATGCAACAGCATTACAAGATTTACTGAGGTCATTAACTTATGAACGACTAGAGATGATTCTAAATCAGATTTTACACAGTCCTATGAAAACAATGGATGTTATTATTCCGAAGTTTAAAACTGAGAAGAAATATGATCTCATACCG ATATTAAAGGATTTCGGAGCAGATGAGTTACTTGAGTTTGTCGACCTCAGTGACTTTGTTAAAACGTTTAAAGCGTTTAAATTGGATAAGGCCATCCACACCGCCAAAATTGTTGTAGATGAGCAAGGCACGGAGGCCGCGGCCGTTACAAAATTGTCATTCGTTTTGATGTCGTCGAGGTCGGAAAATTATCCAGTATTTCGAGCAAATAGgccttttttgtattatatttataataatgtaacaagAACGCTTCTATTTTCTGGTGTGTTTAACTCTCCATAA